The following are from one region of the Mustela lutreola isolate mMusLut2 chromosome 7, mMusLut2.pri, whole genome shotgun sequence genome:
- the CKMT1A gene encoding creatine kinase U-type, mitochondrial → MAGPFSRLLSARPGLRLLALAGAGSLAAGFLLRPEPVRAASERRRLYPPSAEYPDLRKHNNCMASHLTPAVYARLCDKTTPTGWTLDQCIQTGVDNPGHPFIKTVGMVAGDEETYEVFAELFDPVIQERHNGYDPRTMKHTTDLDASKIRSGYFDERYVLSSRVRTGRSIRGLSLPPACTRAERREVERVVVDALSGLKGDLAGRYYRLSEMTEAEQQQLIDDHFLFDKPVSPLLTAAGMARDWPDARGIWHNNEKSFLIWVNEEDHTRVISMEKGGNMKKVFERFCRGLKEVERLIQERGWEFMWNERLGYILTCPSNLGTGLRAGVHIKLPLLSKDSRFPKILENLRLQKRGTGGVDTAATGSIFDISNLDRLGKSEVELVQLVIDGVNYLIDCERRLERGQDIRIPPPLVHNKH, encoded by the exons ATGGCTGGTCCCTTCTCTCGTCTGCTGTCCGCCCGCCCGGGGCTCAGGCTCCTGGCTTTGGCTGGAGCTGGGTCTCTAGCCGCTGGGTTTCTGCTCCGCCCGGAACCTGTAAGAGCCGCCAGTGAACGACGAAGGCTGTATCCCCCGAG CGCTGAGTACCCAGACCTCCGAAAGCACAACAACTGCATGGCCAGTCACCTGACCCCAGCAGTCTATGCCCGGCTCTGCGACAAGACCACACCCACTGGTTGGACGCTAGATCAGTGTATCCAGACTGGCGTGGACAACCCCGGCCACCCCTTCATCAAGACTGTGGGCATGGTAGCTGGAGATGAGGAGACCTATGAG GTATTTGCGGAGCTGTTTGATCCTGTGATACAAGAGCGACACAATGGATATGACCCCCGAACAATGAAACATACCACTGACCTGGATGCCAGCAAG ATACGTTCTGGCTACTTTGATGAGAGGTATGTATTGTCCTCAAGAGTCAGAACTGGCCGAAGTATCCGTGGACTCAGTCTTCCTCCAGCCTGCACTCGGGCAGAGCGACGAGAGGTGGAACGTGTTGTAGTAGATGCACTGAGTGGCCTGAAGGGTGACCTGGCTGGACGTTACTATCGGCTCAGTGAGATGACTGAGGCTGAACAGCAGCAGCTTATTGAT GATCACTTCCTATTTGATAAGCCTGTGTCCCCATTGTTGACTGCAGCAGGAATGGCTCGAGACTGGCCAGATGCTCGTGGGATCTG GCACAACAACGAGAAGAGCTTCTTGATCTGGGTGAATGAGGAGGATCATACAAGGGTCATCTCTATGGAGAAGGGTGGCAACATGAAGAAAGTGTTTGAAAGATTCTGTCGAGGCCTCAAAGAG GTGGAGCGGCTGATCCAGGAACGTGGCTGGGAGTTCATGTGGAATGAGCGTTTGGGATACATCTTGACCTGTCCGTCTAACCTGGGCACTGGACTTCGGGCAGGAGTGCACATCAAACTGCCTCTGCTAAGCAAA GATAGCCGCTTCCCAAAGATCCTGGAGAACTTAAGGCTCCAGAAACGTGGTACTGGAGGAGTGGACACAGCTGCCACAGGCAGCATCTTTGACATCTCTAATTTGGACCGACTGGGCAAGTCAGAG GTGGAGCTGGTGCAGCTGGTCATCGATGGCGTGAACTATTTGATTGATTGTGAACGGCGTCTGGAGAGAGGCCAGGATATCCGCATCCCTCCTCCTCTTGTCCACAATAAGCATTAA